The region CCCCGGCCGAGATCGCCTGCTGTTTCAGGGACTCAACGCACCCTTCGATGGCATGCGCGGCTCCCGGGATCAGCCCAAGCCCGGCTGCGATAACAGCACGTGTGAGTGTCTTTGCTACGCTTCGACCATACATCGCCAGCCCCCCGGTGAATCACTTGGGAAACGCTGCCACGCGAGCACGACCTAAATGCGGCAGAAACTGGAACGGGGTCGTTTTCAAGTAGAAAGCAATGAACAAGCCGGGCCGGCCTGGGGCGGCCAAGTCGGCCTACCTGCCTTCGATCAGCTTTCTGCGCAGCCAGCCGGAGATCTGGTCCATCAGCATCACCACGAGGATGGTCAGAATGATGATGTAGCTCGTGTTTTCCCAGTCACGCGACGTCTTCATCGTTTCCACGAGCATCAGACCGATGCCCCCTGCCCCCAGCGCGCCGATCACGGTCGCGGAGCGGGTGTTGGATTCCAGATAGTAGAGGACCTGGGAAACGAAGACCGGCAGGATCTGCGGGATGACGCCGAAGCGGTATCGCTGGATCTGGCTGGCGCCGGTCGCCCTCACGCCCTCCACCTGTCTGTTGTCGATATTTTCCAAGGCCTCGGAAAACAGCTTTCCAAGAGTCCCCGTATCGGTGAAGGCAATTGCCAGCGCGCCGGTGAGCGGGCCGAGGCCGAAGGCGCGGATGAAGATCAGCGACCAGATCAGCATGTCGATGCCGCGCAGGAAGTCGAACAAGCGGCGTGTACCGAAGCGCAGCAGTTTCGACGGCGTGAAGTTCCGGGCCGCCAGAAAGGCCAGCGGCAGGCCGAAGAAAGCTGCCGTCAGGGTTCCGAGCACCGCCATCATGACCGTCTCGAACAGGGCATTGAAGACCGCGCCATGCTGCCAGTCCGGATTGTCCAGGAATTCGTGCACGATGAACCACAGGTTCGCGTAGTCCGGGTCGAGCCGGTCGGCACTCAGCGCCAGCGCATAGAACTGACCCGCGGACATGCCGTGGAGCGGAGACCTGAACGGAAACCAGAAATTCTCCCACCCGGCGAAATAGTTATGGATTTCGATCTTGGTCTTGGTGATCTGCAGGCGCTTGTCGAGTTGCGGGCGCACATCGAGTTTGCGCGGATCGACCCTGACCCATTCGGGAACATTGCCACCGGGCAGAATCGTGTCGACGCCATCGTTGGTGGCCGTTGCCTTGATCAGCCCGTAGCCCGGGATGTCGAAATAGGCCGTCTTGCCGTCAATTTCGATCGTGTATCCGTCGCCGAGATCGACAAAGGCGTTTTCGCCGTTCAGCTGCACCCAGTCAGGAACGTCATCAGCATCGTAAGTGGCCGTCCGCTCGCCCTCGATGGCCACTTCCAGTTCGCCGCGGCGGAAGGTCTTGGTGACGTGAACCTTGTGGGCGACACTGTCCGTTGCAAGGATCGCCGCCCGTTCGGGCTGGGCTTTCGCCAGCAGGACCGAGACGTCGAAGGCAAACCAGGTATAGGCCAGGTAGGCGACGACCGCGAGCGGGAGCAGTGCCGTCATCCAGGCCCTGCGGCGCACATTCTGCCAGACGAGCCGAGGGGTCACGACCGGTTCAAGGGTGTGCGTGGTCATCTTTGAGCTTTCCTCAATGTGCCCGGCCGGAGCCGACCAGCCTGCCGCGCAGATAGGACGACAGCTGATCGATGACCATGATGGTGAGAAACAGGAGAACGAAGATCGCGGCGGTGTCGTCGCCCGCGCCCTGACCCCAGCCGATCGTGCGGCGCAACTCCTGGCCGATGCCGCCGGCTCCGACAAAGCCGAGAATTGCCGAGGCGCGCACGTTGATTTCAAGACGAAGCAGGAAATAGCTCAGATAGTTCGGCGCAACCTGCGGCAGGACCGCAAAACGGATGCGCTGCAGCCAGCTTGCGCCGCAGGCCGAAAGTCCTTCGATCGGCCTGCGGTCGATGTTTTCGTTCACTTCCGAAAAGAGCTTTCCCAGCGCACCCGCCGTGTGAAAGGCGACCGCGATCATGGCCGGCACGGGGCTCGATCCGAGCACGAAGATCAGGAAGAGCGCGACGATGAGTTCGGGAAAGGCGCGCATGATGTCCATCATGCGCCGGACCACCGGGATGAGCGGCCCCCAGCTGTCCACGTTCCGCGTCGAGGCCATCGCCAGGACGACGGCGACCGCGCCGCCAAGAAGCGTTGCGACCATCGCGATGTTGAGCGTTTCCAGCATCGCCGGAACGTAAGTCAGGACGAGGGCGAAAAACGCCGGCCCGGCCGCCCAGGCTTCCGCGACGATTTCTCCGGGATAGTCGAAGAACTTGGACAGGCCCTGCAGAAAGCCGCCGGAATTCATCTCGTTGGATTTCGAATATCCGGAGACCAGGACCGCGACGACGAGCAGCAGACCGATCAGGGAATAAAGCTGCCGGCGTTTGCGCAGTGTCAGGATTTCCTGCTCGAGAGCAGCTACGGGCATGTGCCGGGACCTCTAAATGCTGCGTTCCATCCGAGTGTCGCTTGCATAGGACGGAACCGCTGGTTCTCCACGCGCCGTACCGGCGGGCCGGGATGGAAGTAGATGTGTTGTTCAGGAAAAAACGCGGACCGAGGCTCGGCCCGCGCTTCTTGGCCGGACGCGATTACTGGCTTTTCGCCTTGCGGGCTTCGACGATCGAAACATACGCATCGTGAGTGATCGGCATGAAGCCCTTCGTGTCGCCGGCCGCCACGCCATAGGCGCATTCCGGGTCCATGGAATTCAAGGACGCCATCAGGGCGGTCATCTTTATCTTGACGTCTTCCGGCAGTTTCCTGGACAGAACGATCGGACCTTCCGGGATCACCGGCGAACGCCAGATTTCGTGGATATCGGTCATGTCTACCAGGCCGGCGTCGGAAGCCTTGCGCAGGGCGCCGGAGTTGTAACCGTCTTCCCATTCGCCGAGACCGTCAGCCCAGGTCACGCCGGCGTCGATGTCGCCGTTGAACACGGCAACGATGGTCTGCTCGTGACCGCCGGTAAACTTCACGTCACCGAAATACTCGCCCGGCTTCATCGAGTAGCCGTCCTTGGGGATCTCGATGGACGGGATCAGGTATCCGGACGTGGAGTTCGGGTCGCCGAAGCCGAAGACCCTGCCCTTCATGTCGTCAAGGGAGTTGATCTCGCTGTCGACGCGGGCAAAACCGATGGAATAGTAGCCGTAGCTGCCATCGACGTTCACCTTGACGAGAACCGGATCAACGGCCTCCGGGTCGGTCAGGTAGACTTTTGCATAGGCGGAAGCGCCCAGCCAGGCCATGTCGAGGTTGCCGCCGAGTAGACCTTCGATAACGCCGTTATAGTCGGCCGGAGCGAACAATTTGACCGGAACGCCAAGCAGGTCGGCGGCTTTCTGTTCCAGGCATTCGTAAGCGCGCAGCCGGTCGGAAGCGTTTTCGCCGCCGAGGATACCGATGCGGAATTCGCTGATTTCCGCCGCACCTGCAACGGAAGCGTTCAGGGCGATCGTGCTGACCGCAGCAAGAGCGGCAATTCTGGAAACGATTTTCATATGGGACACTCCCCGAGAGTTCTCGATTGTGATGACGTGGTTCAAGTGCGCAGCCGGCTCAAACCGCCGCCGCCGCCGGCGTCATCGCACCGGCGGATTCCTGGGCGCCGGACCTTCCGGCATCGATGGCAGTGGACGTCGCCGCCTCGTTGAAGCTTTCATCCGCGCCGTAGATCGCCCGCGCGGCGGCGGTCGTCAGCTCTTCAGGCGAGCCGTCGAACACGATGAACCCGTCGCGCATGCCGATGACCCGGTCGCAATAACTGCGTGCCGTATCGAGCGTGTGCAGGTTGCAGATGACGATCTTGTTGTCGCGCTCGTGGATCTGGCGCAGGGCATCCATAACGATCTTGGCGTTCATCGGATCGAGCGAGGCGATCGGCTCGTCGGCGAGGATCATGTGAGGGTCCTGCATCAGGGCGCGGGCGATGGCAACGCGCTGCTGCTGGCCGCCGGACAGCTCCTCCGCGCGTTTGGTTGCCTCCTGGGAAATGCCCAGGCGGTCGAGCGCGGCGAGCGCGGCGTTTACATCGTCGGCGCTGAAGACGTTGAAGAGGCTCTTGAACGTGCCGTGGCCGTTCAACCGCCCGAGCATGACGTTGGTCACCACGTCGAGGCGCGGCACCAGGTTGAACTGCTGGAAGACCATGGCGCAGTCGCGCTGCCAGCGGCGCATCATGCCGCCCGTCAGCCGCAGGATGTCCCGGTCCTCGAACAGGATCTTTCCGGAGCTTGCCGGAGTCAGGCGGTTGATCATGCGCAGCAGGGTCGATTTGCCGGCGCCCGAGCGGCCGATAACACCCACCATCTGCGGCTTGCCGATATTAAAACTCACCCTGTTGACCGCGGTCCGAGACCCGAAGGTCTTGGTCACTTCCTGAAACTGAATCACGTGCCGGCCCCGTCCGTGTTTGTTCGTCGTTCCCGGCGACATGAGCCATCGGACCGTTACAGCCGGATGACACTTCCTTGACGGCACGGCCAAAGATTTGTGACGCTTGGGTGACGCCTGCGCCGCCGGCCCGGAAAAATTCAGGAAAACGGGGAAGTTCCGCCATGCGGCCGGAGCTTTGATGACGGCCTGAGCGCAAGCCCCGAATGCGTTTTTCTGCCCAGAGGATCGCAA is a window of Roseibium salinum DNA encoding:
- the phnE gene encoding phosphonate ABC transporter, permease protein PhnE; protein product: MTTHTLEPVVTPRLVWQNVRRRAWMTALLPLAVVAYLAYTWFAFDVSVLLAKAQPERAAILATDSVAHKVHVTKTFRRGELEVAIEGERTATYDADDVPDWVQLNGENAFVDLGDGYTIEIDGKTAYFDIPGYGLIKATATNDGVDTILPGGNVPEWVRVDPRKLDVRPQLDKRLQITKTKIEIHNYFAGWENFWFPFRSPLHGMSAGQFYALALSADRLDPDYANLWFIVHEFLDNPDWQHGAVFNALFETVMMAVLGTLTAAFFGLPLAFLAARNFTPSKLLRFGTRRLFDFLRGIDMLIWSLIFIRAFGLGPLTGALAIAFTDTGTLGKLFSEALENIDNRQVEGVRATGASQIQRYRFGVIPQILPVFVSQVLYYLESNTRSATVIGALGAGGIGLMLVETMKTSRDWENTSYIIILTILVVMLMDQISGWLRRKLIEGR
- the phnE gene encoding phosphonate ABC transporter, permease protein PhnE encodes the protein MPVAALEQEILTLRKRRQLYSLIGLLLVVAVLVSGYSKSNEMNSGGFLQGLSKFFDYPGEIVAEAWAAGPAFFALVLTYVPAMLETLNIAMVATLLGGAVAVVLAMASTRNVDSWGPLIPVVRRMMDIMRAFPELIVALFLIFVLGSSPVPAMIAVAFHTAGALGKLFSEVNENIDRRPIEGLSACGASWLQRIRFAVLPQVAPNYLSYFLLRLEINVRASAILGFVGAGGIGQELRRTIGWGQGAGDDTAAIFVLLFLTIMVIDQLSSYLRGRLVGSGRAH
- the phnD gene encoding phosphonate ABC transporter substrate-binding protein, whose product is MKIVSRIAALAAVSTIALNASVAGAAEISEFRIGILGGENASDRLRAYECLEQKAADLLGVPVKLFAPADYNGVIEGLLGGNLDMAWLGASAYAKVYLTDPEAVDPVLVKVNVDGSYGYYSIGFARVDSEINSLDDMKGRVFGFGDPNSTSGYLIPSIEIPKDGYSMKPGEYFGDVKFTGGHEQTIVAVFNGDIDAGVTWADGLGEWEDGYNSGALRKASDAGLVDMTDIHEIWRSPVIPEGPIVLSRKLPEDVKIKMTALMASLNSMDPECAYGVAAGDTKGFMPITHDAYVSIVEARKAKSQ
- the phnC gene encoding phosphonate ABC transporter ATP-binding protein, translated to MIQFQEVTKTFGSRTAVNRVSFNIGKPQMVGVIGRSGAGKSTLLRMINRLTPASSGKILFEDRDILRLTGGMMRRWQRDCAMVFQQFNLVPRLDVVTNVMLGRLNGHGTFKSLFNVFSADDVNAALAALDRLGISQEATKRAEELSGGQQQRVAIARALMQDPHMILADEPIASLDPMNAKIVMDALRQIHERDNKIVICNLHTLDTARSYCDRVIGMRDGFIVFDGSPEELTTAAARAIYGADESFNEAATSTAIDAGRSGAQESAGAMTPAAAAV